A single genomic interval of Saccharothrix saharensis harbors:
- a CDS encoding MFS transporter, producing MADEPTPRRTSGLDAQDLTRRWTLVAAVTATFLVMLDSTAVMTVLPDLRAELNADFSGQQWVIAAHAVPPAAFLLTGGALADRFGHRSAFRLGALLFTGGAVAAGAAGTLFVLTLARGIQGIGSAFLLATASTLVAHGFPGPARARALRLLSTAAAVGLALGPPVGGLLAEVDWRLVFLSVLPAGVLLQAIGKVRLREVRPTASAALDWLGFTLSSACVALVVLGLLRGQALGWTSTSVLAMFTAATAFLFVFLLTQRARGDRAVLELALFGNRTFLGISLTTFVFGAISLSTVFLAINHLRTTLGHSSLATGVCLLAFTVALIGTSLFTREFVTQLPPGVAVGMSAVLVTLGAGLLILVTPDSTWPALLPSMILLGTGVGTGTSLRYDLSTRSVAPSKAGVAIRINETCHHLGLAAGVTGLGALYQYRVLTYVEQGGITTAVAELTAEHTPATAFGIVREASAASLGFVAVVCLTVGAIFTLIAFTYINRGALHDPAASR from the coding sequence ATGGCGGATGAGCCGACTCCAAGACGGACCTCCGGACTGGACGCCCAGGACCTCACCCGTAGGTGGACCCTGGTCGCTGCGGTCACCGCCACCTTCCTGGTGATGCTCGACAGCACCGCGGTGATGACGGTGTTACCCGACCTGCGTGCCGAACTGAATGCCGACTTCAGCGGACAGCAGTGGGTCATCGCCGCCCATGCCGTGCCGCCGGCTGCGTTCCTGTTGACCGGCGGCGCACTGGCGGACCGCTTCGGTCACCGGTCGGCGTTCCGGTTGGGAGCCCTGTTGTTCACCGGAGGCGCGGTGGCCGCAGGCGCCGCCGGGACGTTGTTCGTGCTCACCCTCGCCCGTGGGATCCAAGGCATCGGCTCCGCCTTCCTGCTCGCGACGGCCTCGACCCTCGTGGCCCACGGGTTCCCCGGACCGGCACGCGCGAGGGCGCTCCGTCTCCTGTCCACCGCCGCTGCCGTGGGCTTGGCGCTCGGGCCACCGGTGGGAGGTCTTCTAGCCGAGGTCGACTGGCGACTGGTCTTCCTGTCCGTCCTGCCCGCCGGGGTGCTGCTGCAGGCCATCGGCAAAGTCCGACTGCGCGAAGTCCGCCCGACCGCCTCGGCTGCGCTGGACTGGCTGGGGTTCACCTTGTCCAGCGCCTGCGTCGCTCTCGTAGTCCTCGGTCTGCTCCGAGGTCAGGCACTCGGTTGGACCAGCACCTCCGTCCTGGCGATGTTCACCGCAGCGACGGCCTTCCTGTTCGTGTTCCTCCTGACGCAGCGCGCCCGAGGCGATCGTGCCGTGCTCGAACTGGCCCTCTTCGGCAACCGCACCTTCCTCGGCATCTCGCTGACGACGTTCGTGTTCGGCGCCATCAGCCTGAGCACCGTGTTCCTGGCGATCAACCACCTGCGGACCACGCTTGGACACTCATCTCTCGCTACCGGCGTATGCCTGCTGGCGTTCACTGTCGCGCTGATCGGCACGAGCCTCTTCACCCGTGAGTTCGTCACACAACTTCCGCCCGGAGTCGCCGTCGGCATGTCGGCCGTGCTCGTCACCCTCGGCGCGGGGCTGCTCATCCTCGTCACCCCGGACAGCACCTGGCCGGCACTCCTCCCCAGCATGATCCTGCTGGGCACCGGCGTGGGAACGGGCACTTCGCTCCGCTACGACCTCTCCACCCGCTCGGTCGCCCCGTCGAAAGCAGGCGTGGCGATCCGGATCAACGAAACCTGCCACCACCTCGGCCTCGCCGCGGGTGTCACGGGCTTGGGTGCCCTCTACCAGTACCGCGTCCTCACGTACGTCGAACAAGGCGGCATCACCACCGCTGTGGCGGAGTTGACCGCAGAGCACACGCCTGCCACTGCGTTCGGCATCGTGCGCGAAGCGTCCGCAGCCTCCCTGGGCTTCGTTGCGGTGGTCTGCCTGACAGTAGGTGCGATCTTCACGCTGATCGCCTTCACCTACATCAACCGCGGTGCCCTGCACGACCCCGCCGCGTCCCGGTGA
- a CDS encoding pentapeptide repeat-containing protein codes for MNRVIRAVAGRAGVVMVPFLLSVLVGAVLLWSDARDETKQADLATALMGGVIVAGAILVIERRSAQRESRRDTLSRIGSTYDLSGVLLEREDLQDVTFSTRSMIGARFAGADLRRAAFLSCDVSQADFTGADLRGTTLSACQGNGTVFDGADLREADLRGSSMQLANLRRADLRGADLGYTNLNLVDLSDADLTGARLVGRCAGSPLFGAVLTNALLYGADLTGAVLAARDLDPNRQAAVSAVNLSGSFANEKTKWPAGFDPREAGVTVLDGDRRDEGRKPAWTDPGFEDVTASDPTTWPRSEPWHDFKVPPKPVELALADIAAALERLAAKVS; via the coding sequence ATGAACCGCGTGATTCGCGCCGTCGCCGGCCGTGCCGGTGTGGTGATGGTGCCCTTTCTGCTCTCCGTCTTGGTTGGAGCCGTGTTGTTGTGGAGCGACGCGCGGGACGAAACCAAGCAGGCCGATCTCGCTACGGCGTTGATGGGTGGGGTTATCGTCGCCGGCGCGATACTGGTCATCGAAAGGAGGTCCGCTCAGCGTGAAAGTCGGCGGGACACGTTGAGTCGGATCGGCTCCACCTACGACTTGTCGGGTGTACTGCTCGAGCGTGAGGATCTGCAGGATGTCACGTTCAGTACGAGAAGTATGATCGGTGCCCGGTTCGCCGGAGCGGATCTGCGCAGAGCGGCGTTCTTGAGCTGCGATGTCAGTCAGGCTGATTTCACCGGGGCCGACCTTCGTGGAACGACGCTATCGGCCTGTCAAGGCAACGGCACCGTGTTCGACGGTGCGGACCTGCGTGAGGCCGATTTGCGAGGTTCGTCGATGCAGTTGGCGAACCTGAGGAGGGCGGACCTGCGTGGTGCGGACCTGGGATACACCAATCTCAATCTCGTGGATCTCAGCGACGCCGATCTGACCGGGGCGCGACTCGTCGGGCGGTGTGCCGGCAGTCCGCTGTTCGGTGCGGTGTTGACGAACGCTTTGCTGTATGGGGCGGACCTCACCGGTGCTGTTCTCGCGGCGCGCGATCTGGACCCGAATCGTCAAGCCGCTGTCTCGGCCGTCAACCTCTCGGGCTCCTTCGCGAACGAGAAAACCAAGTGGCCCGCCGGGTTCGACCCACGAGAAGCCGGCGTTACCGTCCTTGATGGCGACCGTCGAGACGAAGGCCGTAAGCCGGCCTGGACCGATCCGGGCTTCGAAGACGTCACCGCGAGCGATCCGACGACGTGGCCGCGCAGCGAGCCTTGGCACGACTTCAAGGTGCCACCGAAACCGGTCGAACTCGCACTCGCCGACATCGCCGCCGCGCTCGAACGCCTCGCCGCGAAGGTCTCCTGA
- a CDS encoding tyrosine-type recombinase/integrase, translating to MPLGEWVPVWADAHDVSATTWAKYDSHLRNHVLPRFGDVPLKEISRIAVKGWVKTLRRSLAERTVVDVVTMLSMLSGEAVDEGLIGANPCRRLRINTGDHDERPHASPWQVRAMAQRCSPADGVLVVTAAYTGLRRGELAGLRWGRVDLARGVITIDPDKGALHEVGGRLELGPPKSKAGIRTVHLPPFLVDLLTEHRAGQVHDHVFTGLDGGLLRRPNFQRRVWLPLVTGDPTRGWAPIHPGLHFHDLRHTHKAWLIEDGVPETLQCKRLGHRMAGVRGTYSHVTKSWWTRCLTDCSVGGSVRWSLLRVRRG from the coding sequence ATGCCGCTGGGGGAGTGGGTGCCGGTGTGGGCGGACGCGCACGATGTGAGTGCGACGACGTGGGCGAAGTACGACTCACACCTGCGCAACCACGTGTTGCCGCGGTTCGGTGACGTGCCGTTGAAGGAGATCTCGCGGATCGCGGTGAAGGGCTGGGTCAAGACGCTGCGGCGGTCGCTGGCCGAGCGCACCGTGGTCGATGTCGTAACGATGTTGTCGATGTTGTCGGGCGAGGCGGTCGACGAGGGGTTGATCGGGGCGAACCCGTGTCGGCGGTTGCGGATCAATACGGGTGATCACGACGAGCGGCCTCATGCTTCGCCGTGGCAGGTGCGGGCGATGGCGCAGCGGTGTTCACCCGCGGACGGCGTGTTGGTGGTCACGGCGGCGTACACGGGGCTGCGGCGGGGTGAGCTGGCCGGGCTGCGATGGGGTCGGGTGGATCTGGCCCGCGGGGTGATCACGATCGACCCGGACAAGGGTGCGCTGCACGAGGTAGGCGGCCGGTTGGAGCTGGGGCCGCCGAAGTCGAAGGCCGGTATCCGCACGGTGCACCTGCCGCCGTTCCTGGTGGACCTGCTCACCGAGCACCGGGCCGGCCAGGTGCACGACCACGTCTTCACCGGTCTGGACGGAGGGCTGCTGCGCCGGCCGAACTTCCAGCGGCGGGTCTGGCTGCCCCTCGTCACCGGCGATCCGACCCGAGGGTGGGCACCCATCCACCCTGGTCTGCACTTCCATGACCTACGTCACACGCACAAGGCGTGGCTCATCGAGGACGGCGTGCCGGAGACCCTCCAGTGCAAGCGGCTCGGGCATCGGATGGCAGGGGTTCGGGGCACCTACTCGCATGTGACCAAGTCATGGTGGACGCGATGCTTGACGGACTGCAGCGTCGGTGGGAGCGTTCGCTGGTCGCTCCTGCGGGTCCGGCGGGGGTGA
- a CDS encoding IS3 family transposase has product MQGHLRSTQGAHRAAGPGHRHSRKRVARLLRQEGRAGRAPKRWRTTTVPDPAATVLTDLIRRDFSCAATDIDTRWCGDITYIHTWEGWLYLATVIDIASRRVVGWATADHLRTDLVAQALDNAVRQRRPQPGVIFHADRGCQYTSAQLATLADDLGVRLSTGRRGQCWDNAVAESFFATIKAELLDRQPWSTRTRAHKVIFEYTEGWYNTRRLHSSLGYLSPAAYEVTRHHLVDRVA; this is encoded by the coding sequence ATCCAAGGGCACCTACGGAGCACCCAGGGTGCACACCGAGCTGCGGGCCCAGGCCATCGGCATTCCCGCAAACGCGTCGCCCGGCTGCTACGACAGGAAGGACGTGCGGGACGTGCACCGAAGAGGTGGCGCACCACCACCGTCCCCGATCCCGCCGCGACCGTCCTCACGGACCTGATCCGCCGCGACTTCTCCTGCGCCGCAACGGACATCGACACACGATGGTGCGGCGACATCACCTACATCCACACTTGGGAGGGGTGGCTCTACCTGGCCACCGTCATCGACATCGCCTCACGACGCGTGGTCGGCTGGGCCACCGCCGACCATCTGCGCACCGACCTCGTCGCCCAGGCCCTCGACAACGCCGTGCGCCAACGGCGCCCCCAGCCCGGCGTGATCTTCCATGCCGACAGAGGCTGTCAATACACATCCGCCCAGCTCGCCACCCTCGCCGACGACCTGGGCGTCCGACTGTCGACCGGCCGCAGGGGCCAATGCTGGGACAACGCCGTCGCGGAATCGTTCTTCGCCACCATCAAGGCCGAACTGCTCGACCGACAGCCCTGGTCCACCAGAACCAGGGCACACAAGGTGATCTTCGAATACACCGAGGGCTGGTACAACACCCGCCGCCTGCACTCCAGCCTCGGCTACCTCAGCCCCGCCGCCTACGAAGTTACCCGACACCACCTGGTGGACCGGGTAGCCTGA